In Choloepus didactylus isolate mChoDid1 chromosome 18, mChoDid1.pri, whole genome shotgun sequence, a single genomic region encodes these proteins:
- the LOC119514335 gene encoding olfactory receptor 1A1-like, giving the protein MKKENQSSTLYFILLGVSSQQAQEDFFFILFLFIYPITLMGNLLIILAIRTDIRLHNPMYFFLANLSLVDIFFSSVTIPKMLTNHLLGSRNISFGGCITQMYFMISLGNTDSYILAVMAYDRAVAISCPLHYTTIMNSRSSFLLVIGSWIIGIANSLPHILLTAGLSFCGSQEVANFYCDISTLLRLSCSDIHFNVKMMYLGVGVFSVPLICIIISYVRVFATVLRVPFTKGVLKAFSTCGSHLTVVSLYYGTVMGMYFHPLTSHSLKDAVITVMYVAVTPMLNPFIYSLRNQDMKAALGKLFSKRRSS; this is encoded by the coding sequence ATGAAGAAGGAAAACCAGTCCTCTACCCTGTATTTCATCCTCCTGGGAGTTAGCAGCCAGCAGGCACAGGAAGATTTCTTCttcatcctcttcctcttcatctaCCCCATCACACTGATGGGAAACCTGCTTATCATCTTGGCCATTCGTACTGATATTCGCCTCCATaaccccatgtactttttccttgcCAACCTCTCCCTTGTTGACatctttttctcatctgtaaccaTCCCTAAGATGCTCACAAACCATCTCTTGGGCAGCAGAAACATTTCCTTTGGGGGATGCATAACACAAATGTATTTCATGATTTCTTTGGGTAACACTGACAGCTACATCTTAGCTGTGATGGCGTATGATCGGGCTGTGGCCATCAGCTGCCCTCTTCATTACACAACCATTATGAACTCAAGGTCTTCTTTCCTGCTTGTTATTGGGTCTTGGATTATTGGAATTGCCAATTCCCTTCCCCACATTTTGCTCACAGCTGGGCTGTCCTTCTGTGGCAGCCAGGAAGTGGCCAACTTCTACTGTGACATTAGCACTTTGCTCAGGTTGTCTTGTTCTGACATCCACTTTAATGTGAAGATGATGTACCTAGGGGTTGGGGTTTTCTCTGTGCCATTAATATGCATCATCATCTCCTATGTTCGGGTCTTTGCCACTGTCTTACGGGTTCCATTCACCAAGGGTGTGctcaaagccttctccacctgtggctCACACCTCACAGTTGTTTCTTTGTATTATGGGACGGTAATGGGCATGTATTTCCACCCTCTGACCAGTCACAGCCTGAAGGATGCAGTGATAACTGTGATGTATGTGGCAGTGACCCCTATGTTAAATCCTTTCATCTATAGTCTGAGGAACCAGGACATGAAGGCTGCCTTGGGGAAGCTCTTCAGCAAGAGAAGGTCCTCATAA
- the LOC119514682 gene encoding LOW QUALITY PROTEIN: olfactory receptor 1G1 (The sequence of the model RefSeq protein was modified relative to this genomic sequence to represent the inferred CDS: substituted 1 base at 1 genomic stop codon), which translates to MIQPNTKSTLGHCLIFRVHKPRLSNLTQLTQLSSSRQMGWENLSSASEFILLGISKQLDQQDVLFGLFLSMYLVTVAGNLLIILAIISDAQLHTPMYFFLANLSLTDACFVSTTVPKMLANIWIQNQVISXAGCLSQLYFFMLFVMLEAFLLAVMAYDRYVAICHPLHYIMVMSPGLCVLLVSVSWVMNALHSLLHTLLMNSLSFCADHKIPHFFCDINPLLSLSCSDPFISELAIFTIGGFTGLVCVLSLIISYTYIFSTILKIPSAQGKQKAFSTCSSHLSVVSLFFGTSFCVYFSPPSIRSAQKGTVASVMYTVVTPMLNPFIYSLRNQDIKSSLKKLIWVRKIHSPQW; encoded by the coding sequence ATGATCCAACCTAACACTAAATCTACATTGGGACACTGCCTTATTTTCAGAGTTCACAAGCCAAGACTTAGCAACCTCACTCAGTTAACCCAACTTTCTTCTTCCAGACAAATGGGATGGGAAAACCTGTCCAGTGCCTCAGAATTCATCCTCCTTGGGATCTCCAAGCAGCTGGATCAGCAGGATGTCCTCTTTGGGCTGTTCCTATCCATGTACCTGGTCACAGTGGCAGGCAACCTCCTCATCATTCTGGCCATCATCTCTGATGCTCaactccacacccccatgtacttcttcctggcCAACCTCTCCCTCACTGATGCCTGCTTTGTATCCACCACTGTTCCCAAGATGCTGGCAAACATATGGATCCAGAATCAGGTCATCTCTTAAGCAGGATGTCTATCTCAACTGTACTTTTTCATGTTGTTTGTGATGCTGGAGGCATTTCTCTTGGCTGTCATGgcttatgaccgctatgtggccatatGCCACCCACTCCATTACATTATGGTCATGAGCCCTGGGCTCTGCGTCCTCCTCGTGTCTGTCTCCTGGGTCATGAATGCCCTCCACTCCCTCCTACACACACTCCTGATGAACAGCCTGTCTTTCTGTGCAGACCACAAGATCCCACACTTCTTCTGTGACATCAACCCCCTGCTGAGTCTATCCTGCTCAGACCCTTTCATCAGCGAGCTGGCAATCTTTACCATTGGGGGGTTCACAGGCCTGGTTTGTGTGCTCAGCCTGATTATCTCTTACACATACATTTTCTCAACCATCCTGAAGATCCCCTCAGCTCAGGGAAAGCAGAAAGCCTTTTCCACCTGTAGCTCTCATCTCTCTgttgtctctctcttctttgggacttccttttgtgtttatttcaGTCCCCCCTCAATCCGCTCAGCACAGAAGGGTACAGTTGCATCAGTGATGTACACAGTGGTAACCCCTATGCTGAACCCCTTTATCTACAGTTTGAGGAACCAAGATATCAAGTCTTCCCTTAAAAAGTTAATTTGGGTTAGGAAAATACATTCCCCTCAGTGGTAG